DNA from Mustela erminea isolate mMusErm1 chromosome 18, mMusErm1.Pri, whole genome shotgun sequence:
AGAGGCTGTTGTTAGAGTTTCAGGAATTGTGTGAGCCGGTGGTTGCACACAGCCATCAGGAGCCACTAAATCGTGCAGACCCAGGGTTCAACATCCTGTGTTCAGAAGCGATGTAGCAAATACCCagatccctccctccctccccgctttGCAGCCTCCTGCGGTCCTggtgttggtgaggctgtggccTGCCCTTGCCCCCGCTCAGCGGAAGGAAGCGTGTGGCGCACGCCACCCCCTGACTCCGGCAGCCTGAGGTCAGCCGTGGTGGGCGTCTCTGCACCACGCCAGCTGGCAAACCCCACCCGTCGGGGTCCCCTGCCACACCCCCACTGTTTTGGAAAGCCATCAGTATAGCCCTGAACAGAGAGGTGGAGGCCTGCCCACGGTCACCCAGCTGGGAAGGAACGGCGGACTCTGGGCCCAGGGAGGGTCTCTGGTGCCCAGACCCGTGGCCCTCAGTGCTGGCTCTGTCCCCAGCAGCCACAGGCTCACCATCCTGCTCACCAGATGAGAGGGACACTGTCCCCCTCCTCCAACCCAGCCCTCTCCCTGTGAtctccccatccctccttcccgcccccctctttctcttcttcccgcctgcctctgcccagATCAGGTCTGAGGGAGACACCAAGCCTGCTTGCACATTCGGCCTGGTGGTCAGAGCCCGGCCAACTGGCCacctcctctgcccacccctggcCTTTGTCTGGCCATCTGCCCATTAGCTGTGGGATGCTCTTccaggggaggtgtgggggagcAGCCTTGATCCCTGGCCCTTAGGGTCTATGCTGCTTGGCTGGGCCTCTTCGTCCCACCTGGGGCCCCAAGGCCCCACCTGGCACCGGCAGTGGCATCCCCACGGAGCCCTTGGAGACGCCGCTGCTCTCTTGTTCTAGAAGAGTAAAACCAGGTCACATCACCACCCTGCTCAGCATCCCCCAGTGTTTTCCTTCTCAGCCGTGGAAACCACAGTCACCACAGTGGGTCGTGAGGTCCTGCTCCATCTGGCCTCTCCGCCCCCTGCAACCCatccctctgctccagccactcTGGCCTCTCCACTGTTCTTCAGATGTATGAAGCATacttctgccccagggcctttgcactcgcTGTTCTTGCCCCAGTATTTACAGGATTTGTTTTCTGACCTCCTCCAGGTCTGTGCTGAAGTGTCACCTTCTCTGACCCTTCTGTTTAAAGTCATAGCATCTGCTTTGTCTCTCAGACACATACTTCCCATCTCCTGTTTCTGCCCTGTTACCCTCCTTGGCACTTGTCACCGTCTGACACACCAGTTTTTGTTTGATCTTGGGTTTCTCCTGCTGAAGAGGGCAGGAATTTTTGTCCGTTTCGTTGAACGGACGGACGAGTGAATGAGCAAAGGCTGTGTTTACGGAGGTTAGGGAAGCGTCGACAGCCCGCTGGGAGTGAGAGTGGGAGACCAGGGCTCTGGACCCACTTATACCCTGTTTTTTTACCTTGGGCAggttccttcccctctctgaccCTCTTTCCCAAGGCTAATAATGGGAGCAATGTGGGAGGTGCAAGGAGCAGACTCTGGAATCGGGATCAAAGCGCACGGGACTTTGGCTGCCAGTAGGGCCCTGGGCACGTCTTGTTTCCCACCTCTGCGAGGTGCATCGGGCTGGGGCACACCCATGATGCCAGGTGGTGAGCTCCCGGCACGGCTCCTGGCACGTACCACACTCAACAAATCGATCCTCGCTGTTTGGCGAGTTCCGCGAGGGCTGCCCGCCGGACAAGCCGGGCCTATGGCAAAGTGGGTGGGGCTctaggacccccccaccccagccctcctgggCCCCTGGTCCTGGCCGAGGGCTGCCCCTGGACCCTGGGCTCAGCGGGTGGCGTGGGGAGCCGGCTGCAGCCACGAGGACCCCATcacgctctccctctcccgcGCAGTGTTCATCTGCAGCTTCATGGTGGCTGCCCCCGTCTTCGGCTACCTGGGGGACCGCTTCAACAGGAAGGTGATTCTCAGCTGTGGCATCTTCTTCTGGTCCGCGGtcaccttctccagctccttcatcCCCCAGCAGGTGAGGCCTGTCGGGCTTCCTTCCCGGCGTCCCCGCAGTCCTGCCGCACCCCGCTCCCTCCAGGGCCGCCACCTCTCATTGACTGTCCTCTTCCGGACTGGGGTGGCAGCCTCTGCTGGAGTCCCAGGTGTCTGTCTTCCAAGCGCAGTGGGCTGAGGGGTCTCGGGTACTTTTGTAAGCAGGTCATGCAGACAGGGACGGCCTTCCCTGTGCTGGCCGGAGCTGGGGGACCTGGAGCCCTGCGTGGCCTCCTCTTTCCGAGCTGCCTCTGATTCAGGGAGGAGGTAAGGGACAGCAGAACTTCCAGTCTAGGAGTCAGGGCCCTCTGGTTCTAGTCCGAGCTCTGCCATCATCCTGCTGTGTGATTCCAGGTGAGTCActgtgcctctctgtgccttgcacagttcccttttttttttttaaagtgaactctGTGCCCAAgttggggctcgaactcatgaccctgaggccaGGAAATGTGTGCTCTACTAACTGACCCTCCAGGCATCCCGTACATAGTTTGCTTTGTCCAGTAACCAGCTGACTGCTCGGGTCGGAGTTCTAGGGTGTCCTGCATCACCTCCACATAAGAAAGATGTCTCTCCATCAGCCACCATGGTCCTGGGTCTGAATGTCCCGACTCTGGTCCCTTCAGCCCTGTGACCTGGAGAGCCTCATTTCTGCATCTGTGGAACAGAAGGAATTCTCACCTTGAAGTGTCACTGCGCCCAGAGCCCGGAGCATGGCGGGTTCAACAAACCGTagtttctgttctctcttccgCGAGGGAGACACGCTGCTCTGAGAGGGATTGAGTTCCCGTCACTAGGCGTGTTCCAGCAGAGGAAGGACACGAGTGTGGCGGTTACCatgggggaggacagaggaaggagagaaccaGGGTCTGTCTTCCAGGAGCTTTCAGCCTTGGGCATAAAGAAGACCCTTTCCCTGTCCTCAGGAGCATGCAGGCTGGGCATGGGAAGATGGGGTGGGACCCCCCCATTCACAGACTTCATGATGTGCAAAGGGCTGAGAGTTCTCACCGAAGAGACAGCGGTTTCTGGAAATCCATGGGGccagggaaagcttcctggaggaggtggcatttgagctggAAAGGCAGGCAAGGAGGTGAGGCTTTTTGTTGGGTGGGACAGGCAGAGGGCACAAACCCACGGCAGCAGTAATGGTGCAGTGTGGGTGGGTCCCCAAACGAGGAGAGTGTTTTGGCCGGAAAGGAAGGCAGGGACCAGGTCATAGAGAACCTCGGATGCCTCGTTAGAGGGTCTGGTCTCCATCCTGAGGGCAGGGGTGAGTCATAGGGACACGGACCAGGAAGAGGctggagaagaggcagaaatCCAGCTGGTTTGAGGTACAACTTCTTGGAGGAGGATCAGGTGCTGGTGGGCTCTGGGTCATGATCAAAAATGGGGCCTGGACCAGATGCCTCCTGGGGTCCTttgggccctgccctgccccggcCAGGGCACTGGTCCTCTGACCTGCTGTGCCACTTCTGGGATGAAGCCGTGAGTCTGGGACCGCCGTGCTGGCAGCTCTGGGGGTGCAGGAGGATGGGCAGAGACGGACGGATGGGTCACCCCAGTTTGTGGACTCACTGCACGCCCGGCCCGAGCCCCATGGGGGTCCTCCATGGCGTTGGCAGTGTGATTCTGAAGATGATTTGGCACAAGAAATGCCCAGGAACAGCCAAAAACCTGGTGAGAAGTGACCGTGGAAGGGCCTCGCCCCATCGGTCCCCACGGTGCATTCCCCTAACCCAcacagcaggcagacagagacgCCCTTCCCGTGGGGGCCCAGGCTTGGAGATAGGTGCACCACACGTGGCTAGGGCAACACTGCCAGTCCATCTGGATGGAAGGGAGACCATCTCGCAGAATCAGTCCAGACAGATGAAAATGGAGTGGAAAGCAAAGTATAAAAGTCCAGGGCTACACATCCGTGGGAGAAGACCAAAGAACCCGGCAGGACCATGGGCAGAGGGTGGAGAAGGCCGCGACTCCGGGAGGAGCCAGTGCTGGACTCCCGTCcctggggaaatacaaatcccaGCGACAATGAGATGCTGTTTCACACCCCTCCAATGGGCAGCGGTTGGGAAGGCCGCCGCTACCAAGTGTGATCAAAGCTGCTACGGGCGCGGTGACGAGGCCCCTCTGGAGAGCAAAGCGCCAGGATTCCGCAGAGCCTGCCACGTGCGCCCCAGCCGCCCTGCGTGCCCGGGAGAGCAACCTCGGCCTGTGGACACGGCACGGCATGGCGCTTGTGAGGGGCTGGAGCAGGAGGGGGACATGCAGGGCGAAGCAGGCGCGTTCCCGCAGAGAGACTCGGCGGTGGGACCGTGAAGCGCGTCTGTGTTCAGCCGTGCGAACGGGCTTCTGGAATGCGTGATGGAGGGCAAGGCGAAGTGTGGGGCAGGGGCATGGACGGACACTTCGGGGTGTGCGTTCTGAACGCACACGGGGGACACCGTTTGGTGTCCGGTGCATGGGGATGAGGTGGCGCCGTGTCACGGGTTTCTGGGGGGGTGTGGGATGACCCCTGCGCTCCCGTGCAAAGGACAATGAGGAAATCTGAGATCCAGCAGACGGCGCATTAAGGGGGGCACTGTCATCGTCTCGGATGGCGCAGGCCTTCCCTAGCGAGGTGTGCAGTCTAGAGGCCAGCAGGGGCCATCGCTGGGCCGGAGAGCGTCGGGTCACACAGACCCTACAATCAGAGTAGAAGGAAGGTGACAAACGACGCTCGTCATGTATGTCGTCAAGGGTCCAAACGCACGATCCCTAAATGCTCGTAGAAATCAGGACAAGACAGCCAGCCAGCAGCAAAGTAGACGAAGGCACTGGGCAGCGGAGCCCTGGAGAGAGGGTCTGTGCCAAGGGTGTGGCGGACACAGAGACGGAGGCGAGGCATGGGGCTGGACGGGCGTCCGGTGCTGCAGGGGGCGGGCCCGGATGGAGACGggcagatggagggagggaagcggGAGACCCGGAGGAGGGCAGCGTGTGGGCAAGGCCGGCTGGATGGGTGGTCAGGGTGGGGCCGGGGAAAGATGACCGGGCCGGGTTCTCAGGCTCTGGGCAGCTGGGGGGACGGAGGGGTTGGGTCCACATCAAAGGGGAGGACCCCTGGCAGCTGGCATGGCCCCTCCCTGCCCGGCCCAGCTGGGCTTCGCTCTCGCTCtttgatgtgtgtgtgggggttgttgagcatggagcccaccggCTGTCTggcctgggggtgagggaggccGTGTGGCTCCCGAGGTGGGGCAGGGCCCAGGCAGGAGGTCTTGCCCTtgaggggaggcagggcagaCTCCAGGGGTACGTCTGGGCCACACGCATGGCCGTCTCCCTGCAGCCATCCTGGCCAGAGCAGCTGGGGCCTGGTTCAGCCCCTGCCCGCTGCCCCGACCTGGACACTGAGGGGAGCCCATGTTGTCTGCCCTCCCGCAGCACTTCTGGCTGCTGGTCCTGTCCCGGGGGCTGGTGGGCCTGGGAGAAGCCAGCTACTCCACCATCGCGCCCACCATCATAGGCGACCTCTTCACCAAGAACACGCGCACACTCATGCTGTCCGTCTTCTACTTCGCCATCCCGCTGGGCAGGTGAGGGCCCTCTCCCCGAGGCCAGGGCTCCATGACCCGGCCATGTGGTGGCCGTCCTTGGGCTACGCCAGcagggggccggggtggggggcggacgCTGCCTCACACACCGGTGGGCACCCCTGCCCCACTGCGGTCTGACCGCGCCGTCTCCTCTGCAGCGGCCTGGGTTACATCACGGGCTCCAGCGTCAAGCAGGCTGCCGGAGACTGGCACTGGGCCCTGCGGGTAAGGACACCACTGACCAGCCCCTGCCCAGGGTTCCCAGGGACTCGCCTCCCGAGACCAGTGTACTGGGGGCGTTGGGGAGCCGGGCTGGTTCGGACAGGATGAGGGACGGCCTCCCGTGTGTCTAATGCTCCGGGTCTGCAAGGGTGCATCCTGTTCCGGCCCAGCCCCGGGTTAGCGGGGGCCCAGGCGACCTCTGTGTGGGGGCCCCCGGGGTCTGGAGCCCCTTCCTGCCCCGAGCGAGGGTTCAGGCGAGTCTGCCAAGGCCCCAGGACGGCGCGATCAGAGGAAACAGAGATGCCCCGTCCCGCGGAGGAACGGAAGCTTAAGACAAAGTGTTTTTTCCTCaaaagcaggaaggaagcagCCTCCGTGGAATTTCTTGATGGGGCgcgtgtggtgggggtggggacgggcCTATCCAGCGGGTGAGGGGGCGGGTGTCCCAGAGGCTCTGCTCCCGACCTCGGATGCCCTCGGGGATGATGGCGTGGGCTCCTCCCGATCAGCAGCAGGAacctccctgggccctgggcccccaCCCTCTTCGTGGTTCCAGAGTCGGTCCCTCTGTGCGTCGGTCCTCGTTCTGTCCAccatctgtctttctgtcttccgCCTGTTAACTCATCCCGCAGTCTGTGCGTTCTCCGTCCAtccgtcctcctcctcccctggacAGCAGAGCAGGAGCCCCCGGGGAGCTCTGCCGAGAGATGATGCCCCAGAGGCCTGGGGTCCCAGCTTGTGCTCCCGCCCCACCAGGTGTCCCCCATCGTGGGCATGATCACAGGCACGCTCATCCTCATCCTGGTCCCAGCCACCAAGAGAGGCCACGCTGACCCGCTCGGGGGGCAGGTCAGGGTGCACAGCTCGTGGCTCCGTGACATGAAGGCCCTGATCCGCAAGTGAGTGCAGCCGGGAGGGGTCTAGGTGGGCGGAGGACCCTCCCTGCCAGGCTGCCCACGGGCCAGTGCTCCTCACCCCTGCAGCGGGGACAGGCTCGGGGGCCTTGCTCGGTGGCCTCGCTCAGTGccgctgcccctgcctgcccctctccagcCGCAGCTACGTCTTCTCCTCCCTGGCCACGTCGGCCGTGTCCTTCGCCACAGGAGCCCTGGGCATGTGGATCCCATTGTACCTGCACCGTGCTCAGGTCGTGCAGAAGACGGCGGAGACGTGCGGCAGCCCGCCGTGCGGGGCCAGGGACAGGTGGGGCCGGCCTGGGACACGGGTGGCGTTCCCCCTGCCCCGgctcgccccctccccccactgaccCCGGCCCCCTGCCCTCTGTTCCCGCAGCCTCATCTTCGGGGCCATCACCTGCTTCACCGGCTTTCTGGGAGTGCTCACGGGGGCGGGAGCCACGCGCTGGTGCCGCCTGCGGACCCAGAGGGCCGACCCGCTGGTGTGTGCGGTGGGCATGCTGGGCTCCGCCATCTTCATCTGCCTCATCTTTGTGGCGGCCAAGAGCAGCATCGTGGGCGCCTACGTGAGTGCAGCGGGGGGCGCCCGcgttgggggcgggggctggggcgaGGGTGTGGGACGTGCAGTCTGGCTCACGGGGCTCCTCCCTACGGGGAGGCCCTTGTCAGCTGCCTGCACTTCCCCCTCCTCTGTCCGGGGCCCTGGGCGTCTTTTCGAGCTGCCAGCCTGCCTTGAGGTCCCTCTGTATTCTGCAGACTCCTGTGAGCCTGAGTGCCCAGACATGGAGGCcccagggaggggtgggaagcCTGGGGGGCTCCCTGCCAGCCTGCAGGTGGAGGGCCCTGATAGCCGCTGTGGTCTCTCCTGGACAGATCTGCATCTTTGTTGGGGAGACACTGCTCTTTTCTAACTGGGCCATCACCGCGGACATCCTGATGGTGAGGCCAGCCGGGGTTCCCTTGTGCCAAGCCAGGCTTCTGGACCTCTGGGGCAGCTGGAGGGGGTGGTGAAGAGGTCGGAGGCTGGCAGGCCTATGGGGGGTGGACAGAAGGCCAGGCAAACTGGGGAGGtgggcctggaggcagggaggggaccaGGCTTCGGGGCCTGAGAGCTGAGCCCTGGGCAAGCAGAGGGATAGGCTGGGGCTGGATGGGGAGAGGGGTGTTGGCAGGCTCTGTGCGGCCGGGAGGCTGGCACTGCCAGGCTGGCCTGAGGGGGTGCTGCCTGCCAGCGTGCACCCCCCACCCGGTCCAAGCTTTCAGGGCCCGGCTCTCCCAACCCAGCCTCTGGGTACCAGGGGCGCCTGCCTGAGAGCCCGCGGCTGGGCTGGGCGGACAGAGGCGGTGTTCACAGGCCAACAATGGGAGCCCGACCAGCCAGCCAGGGACAAAGGGCCGTCTGAGCAGCGGCAGGGGCCATGTCCCTGGGAGGAACCGGGAGGGGGTGTGGCCCCGATAACTGGCAGCAGGCACTGTGGGGGGCGACTTGGGGGGACATCCTCCCTGTTCAGggccaggaggggctgggagaagggagcACAGGGCCTGCTGTAGGGAGAGTGGGAGCCAGCAGGCCAGGCCtccctgggaggcaggagagggatgTCACTTGGGGTCTGGGCCACACTATGGGACAGCCCAGAGAATCAGAGTCAGCCTGCCGTGGGGGGCTCCTACTGGcttttctcctccaggaagcccacccTGCTTCACTGGGGGGCCATCCGTGGGTGGGAGTGTGGGGGGGTCTGACTCAGCCCTGGGCTCACATGGAGCCAGGCCAGTGGCTGGGGCTAGAGTGAAGGGAGGAGTGATTCTGTGGTGCTGGGCGGGActcctgtgcctgcctctgccccctgggGGCAGCCCCAGCTGCTGGCAGGGTTTGGGTCCCAGGGAAATCCTGTCCCATTTTATTGTCACAGCCACATGACTGATCACTGCTGGAAATGGGGCCATGCAGTCCCATCGGatccagctgcccctcccccagccctgaaaGGAGGGGCCCCGTGGGCTGCCCCCCCACCACTGCTCTGAGGCTTCGGAGGACCTGCCTAGCCTGGGAGGCTCCTGGCTCTGGGGGCAGTGGAGAATCGGGGGTGAGGGCCTCCCCAGGCAGGCCAGCCTGGGCCTTGCCACATCCTCGTGGAGGGGAACCAGCACGGTCTTCAGCTTATGGGTTCCAGTCCCAGCGCTGCCGCAGCCATGTTGTCCATGTGCCGGGCCTCCGTTTCCTGTGACCCCCGCACAGGTTCCCAGCCACATGCCCGGGGCAGAACCTCAGGCAGCCTGCCCCCGGGGACCCCAGGGACGAGGCCGGTAGCTGTGCCCTCTGGCATCTGACCCGCGGCCTCTTTGCAGTATGTGGTCATCCCCACGAGACGAGCCACGGCTGTCGCCCTGCAGAGCTTCACCTCCCACCTGCTGGGGGACGCCGGGAGCCCCTACCTCATCGGCTTTGTGAGTACTGGTGGCTGGGGGCGGCCTCATGGGGTGGGAGGCGCCCCCTGACCTGCTCCCGCCCCCACAGATCTCGGACCAGATCCGCCAGAGCACCAAGGACTCCCCGCTCTGGGAGTTCCTGAGCCTGGGCTACGCGCTCATGCTCTGCCCCTTCGTGGTGGTCCTGGGCGGCATGTTCTTCCTCGCCACGGCCCTTTTCTTCCTCGGCGACCGCGCCAAGGCTGAGCAGCAGTGAGTGTGCGGGGTCGGGCACCTGCTGGTGGGGGGCACATAGGGTCCCCTTGTGGCCCAGGCTTGTGGGAGGGGGACAGCTGGTCCATGCATGTCGCCTGGCCACCCAGGCTTTCAGGAGGGTCCCTTGGCCGCCCAGGCTTGCAGGGCTGGAGGCTTGGTTGGGGACAGCTGGCACATGTGGGTCCCCTGCCTGCCCAGGCTTGCTGGAGTGGGACAGTTAGCAGGTCCCCTGGTTGCCCAGGATTGCCGGATGGACCCGTCTGCCCAGCCCGCAGGAGGGGCTGTGGACAGCTCGCACGCCCAGGTTGGGGACAGGCTTTCAGGGAGAGGAGCTGAGGTTAGCCCGCCTCCTCCTCTtgttttctgacttctttcttctctcctctttgctCCTCtatctcctctccccacccttgGGCTCTCCCACCTTCCCCTGGGGCTGACGAGGTCCCTGCCCGGCACGTCCGGCCAGCCGGCCCCCGAGATGCGATGTGCCAGAGCAGTGCCCGGGCCCGGCCGCCGCTGATCCACCACCTTGACCCCCGCCCGTCTCTCCCCCAGGGTGAACCAGCTGGTGATGCCGCCTGCATCTGTCAAAGTCTGAGGCCGTGAGTGCAGGCGGGCTGAACAGCTCCtggcaggaagggaggggtgggggtccAGGGGAATGTTCCAGAAGCAGGAGCAGCTTCTCCTGAGGCACCTCCTACCAGCTCTAGGACCAGGGCCATCTTCCTCTTGAAACGTGGCCCGCGCCGACTTGCTAGGTCAGGGGGGCAGGCAGACTCAGACTCCCGCTTCCTTCCTCAAATGGGATTGAGGGCAAAGGTCGGGGCTGGGACTGGCGGGAACCCCTACTCCATCCGGGACTGTGCTCCCCAGTCCCCAAGAAGCGTGCCAGGTCCTAAGCTGACCTTCCTCTGAGCCCAGCCTCTGGGGGCTGCTCTTCCAAGCAGCCCTCCCTTGTCCCCGTGATGCCCCCAGAGCCCAGGAACAAGCCCGTTTCTTCAAAGAGCAGGAAGACTAAAAGGACAGTCGGGACTGGCCTCTTCCAAAGCCCCCTGTGACCTGGCCCCTCTTTCTAGGTGCCTCTGGGACCATGAAGACCCCTCACTGACACCCTACTTGGGAGGCGTCCCACGGCACCCTGGCCCTGCTGGGCCGCCTCGAAGTTTTGTGTGTGATCCAAGGCTGGGCACCCACCCTCTCTGGTCTGGGGCTGTGGAGTGGCCGTGGCTCCAAGAGGCCATGTCCTCAGCGAGCGTGGAAGGATGTGTGTGGGGAAGCCACAGCGCCGCACAGACTCCCAGCCCCGGGTCCAGGCTGCAGACCCCCTGGGGCCCGGGACGAAGACAGCCTCCAATGGGCTTATGGGGAGAGCCTGGCCTGTCCCCGCCTTACAGGATCCCGGGCAAGCCTCTGCCGTCCCCAGACCATGGGGCCGGACGGCTGGATTTCCCTACATGGCATCTCTGAAGGCCTAGTGGCTCCCGGACCACAGAGAGGAGGGTGGTCCAACCTCACGCTCGGGGACATGGGGACCACTCTGACCTTGGGGACGATGGACTTCAGCGGGCAGCGGGCAGAGCCGGGTGCCCGTGGCTGGGCACTTCCCAGCCTGGCTTGTCCCTGCGAAGGACACTGGTCTCTGCTGCCTGCAGGACCAGCCTGCCAGGGAGCTGGCGTCTCTAGGGGCTAAGGCCCTGGCGGCTGCTGCACCTGACCTGTGCCCCAGGCCTGGGTGTGGGAGCCACACGCTCCCCACCCCAGCGACAGGGCCCAGGGTGCTAGCTGCCAGAAGCAGCAGCCACCCCATGAGGATTCCTGTCCCAGGAAAACGGCCAGGAGTGAGGCCCATACCCCAGGCCGACTGCCAGTGCTCAGGGGCCCTGCCACCGCCCCCACACCTGCCTGCTGGCGGAGCTCGCCCT
Protein-coding regions in this window:
- the SPNS2 gene encoding protein spinster homolog 2 isoform X4, producing the protein MLSVFYFAIPLGSGLGYITGSSVKQAAGDWHWALRVSPIVGMITGTLILILVPATKRGHADPLGGQVRVHSSWLRDMKALIRNRSYVFSSLATSAVSFATGALGMWIPLYLHRAQVVQKTAETCGSPPCGARDSLIFGAITCFTGFLGVLTGAGATRWCRLRTQRADPLVCAVGMLGSAIFICLIFVAAKSSIVGAYICIFVGETLLFSNWAITADILMYVVIPTRRATAVALQSFTSHLLGDAGSPYLIGFISDQIRQSTKDSPLWEFLSLGYALMLCPFVVVLGGMFFLATALFFLGDRAKAEQQALPPSPGADEVPARHVRPAGPRDAMCQSSARARPPLIHHLDPRPSLPQGEPAGDAACICQSLRPCLWDHEDPSLTPYLGGVPRHPGPAGPPRSFVCDPRLGTHPLWSGAVEWPWLQEAMSSASVEGCVWGSHSAAQTPSPGSRLQTPWGPGRRQPPMGLWGEPGLSPPYRIPGKPLPSPDHGAGRLDFPTWHL
- the SPNS2 gene encoding protein spinster homolog 2 isoform X3 produces the protein MMCLECASAAAGGAEEEEADAERRRRRRGAPRGAGGGGCCGARGVGAAGVAAADDEVQTLSGSVRRAPSGPPGAPGTPGCAAAAKGPGVQQPKPASLGRGRGAAAAILSLGNVLNYLDRYTVAGVLLDIQQHFGVKDRGAGLLQSVFICSFMVAAPVFGYLGDRFNRKVILSCGIFFWSAVTFSSSFIPQQHFWLLVLSRGLVGLGEASYSTIAPTIIGDLFTKNTRTLMLSVFYFAIPLGSGLGYITGSSVKQAAGDWHWALRVSPIVGMITGTLILILVPATKRGHADPLGGQVRVHSSWLRDMKALIRNRSYVFSSLATSAVSFATGALGMWIPLYLHRAQVVQKTAETCGSPPCGARDSLIFGAITCFTGFLGVLTGAGATRWCRLRTQRADPLVCAVGMLGSAIFICLIFVAAKSSIVGAYICIFVGETLLFSNWAITADILMYVVIPTRRATAVALQSFTSHLLGDAGSPYLIGFISDQIRQSTKDSPLWEFLSLGYALMLCPFVVVLGGMFFLATALFFLGDRAKAEQQALPPSPGADEVPARHVRPAGPRDAMCQSSARARPPLIHHLDPRPSLPQGEPAGDAACICQSLRPCLWDHEDPSLTPYLGGVPRHPGPAGPPRSFVCDPRLGTHPLWSGAVEWPWLQEAMSSASVEGCVWGSHSAAQTPSPGSRLQTPWGPGRRQPPMGLWGEPGLSPPYRIPGKPLPSPDHGAGRLDFPTWHL
- the SPNS2 gene encoding protein spinster homolog 2 isoform X2 yields the protein MVTLPPPPQRPAAGEDDRKQVVGGDADPTLPLDLTAQHRQGNARPGVLLDIQQHFGVKDRGAGLLQSVFICSFMVAAPVFGYLGDRFNRKVILSCGIFFWSAVTFSSSFIPQQHFWLLVLSRGLVGLGEASYSTIAPTIIGDLFTKNTRTLMLSVFYFAIPLGSGLGYITGSSVKQAAGDWHWALRVSPIVGMITGTLILILVPATKRGHADPLGGQVRVHSSWLRDMKALIRNRSYVFSSLATSAVSFATGALGMWIPLYLHRAQVVQKTAETCGSPPCGARDSLIFGAITCFTGFLGVLTGAGATRWCRLRTQRADPLVCAVGMLGSAIFICLIFVAAKSSIVGAYICIFVGETLLFSNWAITADILMYVVIPTRRATAVALQSFTSHLLGDAGSPYLIGFISDQIRQSTKDSPLWEFLSLGYALMLCPFVVVLGGMFFLATALFFLGDRAKAEQQALPPSPGADEVPARHVRPAGPRDAMCQSSARARPPLIHHLDPRPSLPQGEPAGDAACICQSLRPCLWDHEDPSLTPYLGGVPRHPGPAGPPRSFVCDPRLGTHPLWSGAVEWPWLQEAMSSASVEGCVWGSHSAAQTPSPGSRLQTPWGPGRRQPPMGLWGEPGLSPPYRIPGKPLPSPDHGAGRLDFPTWHL
- the SPNS2 gene encoding protein spinster homolog 2 isoform X5 yields the protein MMCLECASAAAGGAEEEEADAERRRRRRGAPRGAGGGGCCGARGVGAAGVAAADDEVQTLSGSVRRAPSGPPGAPGTPGCAAAAKGPGVQQPKPASLGRGRGAAAAILSLGNVLNYLDRYTVAGVLLDIQQHFGVKDRGAGLLQSVFICSFMVAAPVFGYLGDRFNRKVILSCGIFFWSAVTFSSSFIPQQHFWLLVLSRGLVGLGEASYSTIAPTIIGDLFTKNTRTLMLSVFYFAIPLGSGLGYITGSSVKQAAGDWHWALRVSPIVGMITGTLILILVPATKRGHADPLGGQVRVHSSWLRDMKALIRNRSYVFSSLATSAVSFATGALGMWIPLYLHRAQVVQKTAETCGSPPCGARDSLIFGAITCFTGFLGVLTGAGATRWCRLRTQRADPLVCAVGMLGSAIFICLIFVAAKSSIVGAYICIFVGETLLFSNWAITADILMYVVIPTRRATAVALQSFTSHLLGDAGSPYLIGFISDQIRQSTKDSPLWEFLSLGYALMLCPFVVVLGGMFFLATALFFLGDRAKAEQQVNQLVMPPASVKV
- the SPNS2 gene encoding protein spinster homolog 2 isoform X1 — protein: MMCLECASAAAGGAEEEEADAERRRRRRGAPRGAGGGGCCGARGVGAAGVAAADDEVQTLSGSVRRAPSGPPGAPGTPGCAAAAKGPGVQQPKPASLGRGRGAAAAILSLGNVLNYLDRYTVAGVLLDIQQHFGVKDRGAGLLQSVFICSFMVAAPVFGYLGDRFNRKVILSCGIFFWSAVTFSSSFIPQQHFWLLVLSRGLVGLGEASYSTIAPTIIGDLFTKNTRTLMLSVFYFAIPLGSGLGYITGSSVKQAAGDWHWALRVSPIVGMITGTLILILVPATKRGHADPLGGQVRVHSSWLRDMKALIRNRSYVFSSLATSAVSFATGALGMWIPLYLHRAQVVQKTAETCGSPPCGARDSLIFGAITCFTGFLGVLTGAGATRWCRLRTQRADPLVCAVGMLGSAIFICLIFVAAKSSIVGAYICIFVGETLLFSNWAITADILMYVVIPTRRATAVALQSFTSHLLGDAGSPYLIGFISDQIRQSTKDSPLWEFLSLGYALMLCPFVVVLGGMFFLATALFFLGDRAKAEQQLAGVGQLAGPLVAQDCRMDPSAQPAGGAVDSSHAQVGDRLSGRGAEGEPAGDAACICQSLRPCLWDHEDPSLTPYLGGVPRHPGPAGPPRSFVCDPRLGTHPLWSGAVEWPWLQEAMSSASVEGCVWGSHSAAQTPSPGSRLQTPWGPGRRQPPMGLWGEPGLSPPYRIPGKPLPSPDHGAGRLDFPTWHL